A region from the Lolium perenne isolate Kyuss_39 chromosome 4, Kyuss_2.0, whole genome shotgun sequence genome encodes:
- the LOC127326127 gene encoding uncharacterized protein, whose translation MPAPLATSWRRHASAAASSSSPRTLLLLLPILLLLLFVLSRAPDLTFSPLATASAPPHLPAHLRPFDCYASPQASPVFASLVEGVPRPFLYSLADMGSLPDRPHKNIARLLKGKRFRKPDISQTIQELLAKGSGGVVVDVGANVGMAAFAAAVMGFRVVAFEPVFENLQRICDGMYLNRVQDQVVVYHAAASDRVGNITMHKVIGRLDNSAISATGAKLAFKSNEEVAVEVATIPLDEVISDADHVVLIKIDVQGWEYHVLRGASKLLSRRKGEAPYLIYEEDERLLQASNSSAQEIRSFLGSVGYNHCTRRGTDAHCTKE comes from the exons ATGCCGGCGCCGCTCGCCACCTCGTGGCGCCGGCATGCCTCCGCGGCGGCGTCCTCTTCCTCGCCCAGGACCCTCCTGCTACTCCTCccgattctcctcctcctcctcttcgtcctctcCAGAGCCCCAGATCTCACCTTCTCCCCcctcgccaccgcctccgccccaCCCCACCTCCCCGCGCACCTCCGCCCCTTCGACTGCTACGCCTCGCCGCAGGCCTCGCCGGTCTTCGCCAGCCTCGTGGAGGGCGTGCCCCGCCCCTTCCTCTACTCCCTCGCCGACATGGGCTCCCTCCCCGACCGCCCGCACAAGAACATCGCCCGCCTCCTCAAGGGCAAGCGTTTCCGCAAGCCCGACATCTCTCAGACCATCCAAGAGCTGCTCGCCAAGGGCTCCGGTGGTGTGGTGGTCGACGTGGGGGCCAATGTTGGGATGGCGGCCTTTGCGGCGGCCGTCATGGGGTTCCGGGTGGTCGCGTTCGAGCCCGTCTTTGAGAACCTGCAGCGGATCTGCGACGGAATGTACCTGAACCGGGTGCAGGACCAGGTGGTGGTGTATCATGCTGCGGCATCTGATCGAGTTGGGAACATCACAATGCATAAG GTTATCGGACGACTCGACAACAGTGCTATATCTGCAACTGGTGCTAAGTTAGCATTTAAATCTAATGAAGAAGTTGCTGTGGAGGTTGCCACAATTCCATTGGATGAAGTCATTTCAGATGCAGATCATGTGGTTCTGATCAAAATTGATGTTCAAGGTTGGGAATACCATGTCCTGAGAGGTGCATCAAAGTTGCTGTCAAGGAGGAAAGGCGAAGCTCCCTACCTTATATATGAAGAAGATGAGCGCCTGCTGCAGGCGAGCAACAGCAGTGCACAAGAGATAAGGTCATTTCTTGGTAGTGTTGGTTACAACCACTGTACACGGCGCGGCACAGATGCTCACTGTACAAAAGAATAG